The Pirellulales bacterium genome includes a window with the following:
- a CDS encoding BatA and WFA domain-containing protein — protein sequence MFFTLPWMLAGLVGVPALAAIYWLRSRAQVRVVSSLFLWIDQRRPKQGGRIVEKIQTPLAFFLELLAITAIVLAAAGFSFTRSQFARPIVLVLDDSYSMQAGKDKSTRARAREALVKEFQRTAYVARVVLAGSQPRLLGESIRNADQLQEALEDWRCTAPTAALEPAVALAAEIGGETARILVISDHEPPEELTPGKVQWWAFGQPLSNTAITAAARERSSGGETGEEDRTLLEITHLGSTGTRAGLVLQGANLGEPQRKTLDLGAGAASRLIMSFVSGSAELRAKLNDDELAIDNEVVLVSPRRAPVRVQIAVAEDERAGDKLKGAITRALEAAGQSLVVDSRPQLIIADRASAPDSDAWQFELLGGTDAVAFEGPYVVDRSHPLTEGLSLEAIIWSAAENNVPHGVPVITAGNRVLVADEEHASGKHHVQLAIDMELSNLADSPEWPILIANLVRWRAAALPGPAATNLQLGQLLRFTLVEEPTRDTQVVVKRPDGSEQSVIAEGKRHEVRPDQIGLYNVRAGAQQFAFACNAVNADESNLLECATGRWGSWNDSEVFQDQHVRLDWVFLLVAIGCLVAHLVVLSRSGAPGS from the coding sequence ATGTTCTTTACGCTCCCCTGGATGCTGGCGGGACTGGTAGGCGTGCCGGCACTGGCGGCCATCTATTGGCTGCGCAGCCGAGCCCAAGTGCGCGTGGTATCGAGCCTTTTCCTGTGGATCGACCAGCGCCGGCCGAAACAAGGAGGCCGGATCGTCGAGAAGATCCAAACGCCGCTGGCTTTTTTCCTCGAGCTGCTGGCGATCACGGCGATCGTGTTGGCCGCCGCGGGCTTTAGCTTCACGCGGTCGCAGTTCGCCCGGCCCATCGTGCTGGTGCTCGACGACTCGTATTCGATGCAGGCCGGAAAGGACAAAAGTACGCGCGCGCGTGCCCGCGAGGCGCTTGTCAAGGAGTTCCAGCGGACCGCGTACGTCGCGCGCGTGGTGTTGGCCGGTTCGCAACCAAGACTACTCGGCGAGTCGATCCGCAACGCCGATCAATTGCAGGAGGCGCTCGAAGACTGGCGCTGTACGGCGCCCACGGCGGCGCTCGAGCCGGCCGTGGCGCTCGCCGCGGAAATCGGCGGCGAAACGGCGCGGATTCTCGTAATCAGCGACCATGAACCGCCCGAAGAGCTTACGCCCGGCAAAGTGCAATGGTGGGCTTTCGGACAGCCGCTATCGAATACCGCCATCACGGCAGCCGCCCGCGAACGGTCGAGCGGTGGCGAAACTGGCGAGGAAGATCGAACGCTGCTGGAGATTACCCATCTTGGCTCGACGGGCACGCGCGCAGGCCTCGTGCTCCAAGGGGCGAATCTCGGCGAGCCGCAGCGAAAGACATTGGACCTGGGGGCCGGGGCTGCCAGCCGGTTGATCATGAGTTTCGTGTCCGGTTCGGCCGAGCTGCGCGCCAAGCTGAACGACGATGAGCTGGCGATCGACAACGAAGTGGTGCTGGTTTCGCCGCGCCGGGCGCCCGTGCGCGTGCAAATCGCGGTCGCCGAGGACGAGCGGGCAGGCGATAAGCTAAAGGGCGCGATCACGCGCGCCCTCGAGGCTGCCGGTCAGTCGCTGGTCGTCGACAGCCGCCCGCAGCTGATCATCGCCGACCGCGCTTCCGCACCCGATAGCGACGCCTGGCAGTTCGAGTTGCTCGGCGGGACCGATGCGGTCGCCTTCGAAGGGCCTTATGTCGTGGATCGTAGCCATCCGCTGACCGAAGGCTTGTCGCTCGAGGCGATCATCTGGTCGGCGGCCGAAAACAACGTGCCGCACGGAGTGCCGGTGATCACCGCCGGTAACCGCGTGCTGGTGGCGGACGAGGAGCATGCCTCGGGCAAGCACCACGTGCAACTGGCCATCGACATGGAACTGTCGAATCTTGCTGACAGTCCGGAGTGGCCGATCCTGATCGCCAACCTGGTGCGTTGGCGCGCGGCGGCATTGCCGGGACCCGCGGCGACGAATCTGCAGCTCGGTCAATTGCTGCGTTTTACCCTAGTCGAGGAACCGACGCGCGACACCCAAGTGGTTGTGAAACGACCCGACGGCAGCGAGCAAAGCGTTATTGCCGAAGGTAAGCGCCACGAAGTGCGGCCGGACCAGATAGGGCTATACAATGTTCGCGCCGGTGCGCAGCAGTTCGCCTTTGCCTGCAATGCGGTCAACGCCGACGAATCGAATCTGTTAGAGTGCGCTACCGGTCGCTGGGGAAGTTGGAATGATTCCGAAGTTTTTCAAGACCAGCACGTGCGGCTCGATTGGGTGTTTCTGCTCGTTGCCATCGGTTGCCTGGTGGCTCATCTGGTCGTTCTCTCGCGCAGCGGAGCACCAGGCTCATGA
- a CDS encoding vWA domain-containing protein: MTFTWPFWLILIIPIVVTFWLRPLRTRGLTILHAITLGLLLLALCGLSIVLPSRNGCIVLVADRSLSMPSGSQDQQAEAAELLYRAMGAGDELAVVSFGQRAAVEQPPQHARFSGFMSDVGNEASNLAEGLERAISLIPRDSPGRILLISDGNTTGGDVAAAAARAASAGVSIDYRPLGRQGVGDLAIDHVDAPSSVAAAEAFMISGWVESPRAQEVSYELVFGDQVLTKGKRTVPAGRSRLVFRDKAGDAGARQYVLRVRAAGNDDQVMENNSARFLVGVRGAKPLLCVSPAGSSLPELLSAGGLKIDRRLPEQCAWSLADLAGFTAVLIEDIPASKIGTAGMETLAAWITEAGGGLLTTGGRNAYGTGGYFKSALERVLPVSMELRREHRKLSLAIVVALDRSGSMAIPVPGGRSKMDLADLATAEVLNQLSGADQFGCLAVDSISHEIVPLSDLSDTEAMRNKILGIDSGGGGIFVYEALQKAAAMIASASAGTRHIILFSDANDSEEPGDYINLVDQIVKAGITVSVIGLGTERDRDSELLKDIARRGGGQCMFTEDAHELPRLFAQDTFLVARSSFLEDPTTVRTTAGMIALTAQPWGELPQVGGYNLCYLRPEANLAAVTVDDYQAPLVATWQAGLGRVLSYTGQADGQYTGALGKWPQVGEFFSSLARWVSAQEQGLGPDMLLTQELRGGTCHVELHLDSEREKTPFAAVPQLSVLLGKEGQKPAAEHVPLRWTTADVLSADVPLRGEQTLLTSLELPGIGRATLPPVCLPYSPEFAPRPEGEGLRTLERLARTTGGVERINLADAWGDLPKRPRYVNLAPWLSMAAMLLLLAEVLQRRTGLLTSAVRLLKMPALVRTRGEVSADGTPTGREAATPATRPAAVPLRTAPVARAAAPSAEAPAAPAPQPPPASDEKVIDALSEARQRAARRTQR, from the coding sequence ATGACATTCACCTGGCCGTTCTGGCTGATTTTGATTATTCCGATCGTCGTCACCTTCTGGCTGCGGCCGCTGCGCACGCGCGGACTCACGATCCTGCACGCGATCACGCTGGGGCTTCTATTGTTGGCGCTGTGCGGCCTGAGCATCGTGCTGCCCAGCCGAAATGGTTGCATCGTGCTGGTCGCGGATCGCAGCTTGTCGATGCCCTCGGGCAGCCAGGACCAGCAGGCGGAAGCCGCGGAATTGCTCTATCGCGCGATGGGGGCCGGCGACGAGTTGGCGGTCGTGTCGTTTGGTCAGCGCGCCGCGGTGGAGCAGCCGCCGCAGCACGCGCGGTTCAGCGGCTTCATGAGCGACGTGGGTAACGAAGCCTCGAACCTGGCCGAAGGGCTGGAGCGAGCCATTTCCCTCATTCCGCGCGACAGCCCGGGACGCATCCTACTAATCTCCGACGGCAATACGACCGGCGGCGACGTGGCGGCAGCCGCCGCGCGCGCGGCCAGCGCCGGCGTCTCGATCGACTATCGTCCCCTCGGGCGGCAGGGAGTGGGCGACCTGGCGATCGATCACGTCGACGCACCGTCGTCCGTGGCGGCGGCCGAAGCGTTCATGATTTCCGGTTGGGTCGAAAGCCCACGCGCGCAAGAAGTTTCCTACGAGCTGGTATTCGGCGACCAGGTGTTGACCAAAGGAAAGCGCACCGTGCCGGCCGGGCGCAGCCGTTTAGTCTTCCGCGATAAGGCCGGCGACGCCGGTGCCCGCCAATACGTTTTGCGCGTGCGCGCGGCGGGTAACGACGACCAGGTTATGGAAAACAATAGCGCCCGCTTCCTGGTGGGCGTCCGCGGTGCGAAGCCCTTGCTGTGTGTCAGCCCGGCCGGCTCGTCGCTGCCGGAATTGCTATCCGCGGGCGGGCTGAAGATCGATCGCCGACTGCCCGAGCAATGTGCCTGGTCGCTGGCCGATCTGGCCGGCTTCACGGCCGTGCTGATCGAAGACATTCCGGCCAGCAAGATCGGCACGGCAGGAATGGAAACGCTCGCCGCCTGGATCACCGAAGCCGGCGGCGGACTGTTGACGACCGGCGGTCGCAACGCTTACGGGACCGGCGGATACTTCAAAAGCGCGCTGGAACGCGTGCTGCCCGTCTCGATGGAGTTGCGTCGCGAACATCGCAAGTTGTCGCTGGCCATCGTCGTGGCGCTCGATCGCAGCGGCAGCATGGCCATTCCCGTTCCGGGCGGCCGCTCGAAGATGGACCTGGCCGACCTGGCCACGGCCGAGGTTCTCAACCAACTCTCGGGCGCCGATCAGTTTGGCTGCCTGGCGGTCGATTCGATCTCTCACGAAATCGTCCCCTTGTCGGACCTGTCGGACACCGAGGCGATGCGGAACAAGATTCTCGGCATCGATTCCGGCGGCGGCGGCATCTTCGTTTATGAGGCGCTACAGAAGGCCGCGGCGATGATCGCATCCGCCTCGGCAGGCACGCGGCACATCATTCTCTTTTCCGACGCCAACGACAGCGAAGAGCCCGGCGACTACATCAACCTGGTCGACCAGATCGTCAAGGCGGGCATCACGGTCAGCGTGATCGGTTTGGGGACCGAGCGCGATCGCGACTCCGAATTGCTCAAGGATATTGCTCGCCGCGGCGGTGGGCAGTGCATGTTCACCGAAGACGCCCACGAACTGCCGCGCTTGTTCGCGCAAGACACGTTCCTGGTGGCGCGCAGCTCATTTCTCGAAGATCCGACCACAGTGCGCACCACGGCGGGCATGATCGCGCTCACGGCGCAGCCCTGGGGCGAACTGCCGCAAGTCGGTGGTTACAACCTCTGCTACTTGCGACCCGAGGCAAATCTCGCCGCCGTCACCGTCGACGATTACCAGGCTCCGCTCGTGGCCACCTGGCAAGCCGGGCTGGGACGCGTGTTGAGCTACACCGGGCAAGCCGATGGACAATACACCGGAGCGCTCGGTAAGTGGCCGCAAGTGGGCGAATTCTTTTCGTCGCTCGCCCGCTGGGTGAGCGCACAAGAGCAAGGCCTTGGGCCCGACATGCTGCTCACCCAGGAACTGCGTGGAGGCACGTGCCATGTCGAGTTGCACCTGGATAGCGAACGCGAGAAGACCCCCTTTGCCGCCGTGCCGCAATTGTCGGTGCTCTTGGGCAAGGAGGGCCAAAAGCCCGCCGCCGAGCACGTGCCGCTGCGTTGGACCACGGCGGACGTCCTTTCGGCCGACGTCCCGTTGCGTGGCGAGCAAACCTTGCTGACGAGCCTGGAACTACCGGGCATCGGTCGCGCGACGCTGCCCCCCGTCTGCCTCCCCTACTCGCCCGAGTTCGCGCCGCGGCCCGAGGGAGAAGGCCTACGCACGCTGGAACGCCTGGCACGTACGACCGGGGGCGTCGAGCGGATCAATCTGGCCGATGCCTGGGGCGATCTGCCGAAGCGACCGCGCTACGTGAACCTGGCTCCCTGGCTGTCGATGGCGGCCATGCTCTTGCTCTTGGCCGAAGTTCTGCAGCGGCGCACCGGGCTGCTTACCAGCGCCGTGCGCTTGTTGAAGATGCCGGCGCTTGTGCGCACGCGCGGCGAAGTCTCCGCGGATGGGACACCGACGGGGCGCGAGGCAGCGACTCCGGCCACGCGCCCGGCCGCGGTTCCGCTGCGCACCGCGCCAGTCGCGCGCGCAGCAGCGCCGAGTGCCGAAGCGCCGGCAGCGCCCGCGCCGCAACCGCCGCCGGCCAGCGACGAGAAAGTGATCGACGCGCTGAGCGAAGCGCGCCAACGCGCCGCGCGGCGGACGCAACGGTAG